In Dermochelys coriacea isolate rDerCor1 chromosome 4, rDerCor1.pri.v4, whole genome shotgun sequence, the sequence CACGTGTCGTAGAGCTTGTTTACActttactcctaggggaattctgtgccactgcacatgcgcaaaatttatgtcccctgcagatttctttgcttcctcacAGAAAACTTTTTaatgggaaagcaaagggaagccacaagagtggtcataagaccctccccagcagtatgttttgtgtACTCAGGGCAGCcaacagagaggtaaatcactgtggggcagggggcaggattgGGGAAAAcccggctgggctgggaaggatcggacttcctcttcccctgcatggcatccggggctgtgtcagacccacccccagatttcctgcacccatcgctcctcagctgcaagggATCActatacagggagctgctcccccatctgcccaacccccatgcatccagacccttCATAACCAGACCATCCCGCCAAGCCCCACTccctctgcacccagaaccccccggcAAGCCTTacttcccctgcacctggactACCCCAACAAGCCACCatacctggatccccaccctaccAAGCCCCaagcagctgcacctggatccccaccccactgagccccactcccccagcatctggaaccCTCACTaaactccccacacccagacccccctgccgagctctatcccccccacacccagacctcccccactgaaccGCAACCACCTTCATCttgacccccctgcagagtcccattaccatgggactccccaacaagcccctatgcatccagatccccccacacccagatcccctactgagccacccgcacccagattgccccacacagaaccctctgaAACCACACTTGGATTCCCCCATGCTAagctcctccacacttggatcctgcattactgagcctgcctgcccacacctggtgcagctGGCATGAAGAGGCAAGGCggtgggtgtttctggggcaggcccaatCCTTGTGCTgcgtcagggttgggtgcagcctcaccattgAGTCCATGTCCCACGGGGGAGCTGCACAATGATCTCGCACCTCTgagcagccagtggcctgtgctccccagtgccatgttggagcctccacatttatatgacaaataaaatgtgcagaattttaaaatactgtgggcagaatttataattttttggcacagaatgccctaaGGAGTAACACTTATAATGCTACAGCACTGTAACTGCACCACTGTAACACTTGAGTGAAGACACTACCCGCACTGATGAAAGGGCTCTTCCCGCCAGCATAGCTAttctacctccctgagaggaggAGAATTCTCCCGTCGACCTattgctgtctacaccgggggttcgGTCTGTTTAACCGCGTTGCCAGGAGTGtcgatttttcacacccctgactgatgtagttatactgacctaatttccgcGTCAGGCCTTATTCATTTGAGACAATTCCTCTTTTTCCTGCTGCCTTCAGCCTGTTAGTTATACAATTTCTTTCTCCTTAGTGACCAAGCTTTTCAAAATGAGAAACACGTTTAGAAGGGAAAATGGGAGAGGCCAACATGGTGAAATGATGAAGGCAGGGACGTGGGAGTCCAGATTCATGGGTTCTTTTCCCACCTCCGCTAGACTCACTGTTTgaacctaggtttcagagtagcagccgtgttagtctgtattcgcaaaaagaaaaggagctgtagctcacgaaagcttatgctctaataaatttgttagtctctaaggtgccaccagtactccttttctttttgtttgaaccTAGAAAAGCTACCCAAGCacaccatgcctcagtttactcacCCGCAAGATGGATATATTAGCTATTATACAACCACCTCGCTCTTACGTAGCACTTTTCATCACTAGAcgtcaatgtgctttacaaaggaggggaCCCTTGTTACCCTGAGCCACGGGGAGGTGAAGCCCCTTGcgcaaggtcacccagcaggcccgtGGATTATCCGGGGACAGCACCCAGGTGCCCTGAGTCTCGCCCGGTGCTCCAGCCACTAGGCAGCAGGGCCTCCCTCGATCAAAGCGCACGAAGCTAAAGGGCGACCAGGCTCCCTTATTCGGGGTGGAGCATCCACACAGTCACGGGGAGCCGCCGCTCCGGACGAGGTGCAGAcaagccccaacccctgccttgGTTCGGTCTAGCCGAGGTCTTTTCGCCAGGGGTTTCAGCGAcctggcggcggggggggggggggggctctcttCTTCCAGGCTCGGAGCGTCCACACGGGGAGTCACGGGACACGACACTCCCGTAGCCCAGGCTCACGGCCCCCTAACCCCGGTACCACCGCAGGGGCTAAACCCAGCCCGCCCGCGGGAGGGCGCAGCCCGGGCCCCACTCGCCGTGGAAACCAGGCCGGGGCCTGCCCCACCGCGCCAGGGCCTCCTGGGAAGGGGAGGcggagccgccgccgcccgccccgGGCCACCTGGTGTCCCCGCCGCAGCGCATGTGCCGGGCCCGCTCCGCCCCCGCCgccgcctcgcctcgcctcgcctcgccgcCGCCCATGGCCGGGACGCGCTGGGTGCTGGGCGCGCTGCTCCGGGGCTGCGGCTgtagctgcagcagctgccagcgCACCGGGGCCGCCTGCCTGACCCTGCCCCtgcgccccgccgccgccgccgccctgtCCGGCCGCCgccggctcctgctgctgctgggggcggcGGCCGCGCAGCGCCGGGGCCTGCAAGTGGCGGTGGCCGCCGGCAGCCTGCCCAGCCCGGCCGGGCCCGGGTTCGGGGCCTTGCGGGGCCCGCTGCTGCACCAGGCCCACCCGGGGCGGAGCTACGGCCAGGTACGacgcccccgccgccgccgccctcgGCCCGCACCCCCTTCCCCGGGGAACCTCCCTCCACCTTAGGGGTCGCTGCTCCCCGTTTCTTGGGAGGGGGGTTCCCAAAGGGGCCGCTGCCCTCACCCCCCTTCAAGGTCCCCCCAGAAAGTTGAAGGCGGGACGTCAATCAGGGGGAAACTGACCCCTCGATCTCTGGGGGATCTTGTGGGTGTTGCTTCATCCTCCCCTGACTACTCACTGCCCCCAGATCTCTGCCCCAGTCCCCCGAAATCTGCTCCCATTCCTTcagtctgtggggggggggggctcccatcTCTAGCCTCTGGGTGGGGGTCCCTCCCTTTTCCATCAACTCCCCCTTCCCTAGGGTCACCAAGTGGGGTCACTCTCTCCTCCCTAGCACCCACTCTGAGTGATACAAGATTTTCCAGGGGGTGCGGGAGGCTGTGTTTTCCCCTCATGTGCCTGTTCCTGTGCGTAACACCCAAACTTTATTGGCCGCTACGTCTGTTTATACCTAGGAGGTCAGTGGAAAATCCATTTATTGGAGCCCTTATAGGGTTAAGAAGAAATTCTTGTCACCCTTGGGAGAACTCCCTTGCCCAGTGTTGAAGGTCACCTCTGTTGCCTTCTCTATCATGCCTAGGAGGGGAGGACAGGACATTATCTGAGATGTTAAATACCCAGTCTCTTGTCAAGATAGCAAATTAGAAGCCACAGACTTTTTTGTATAAGTAACCTCtctaagaagtgagctgtagctcaccgaagcttatgctctaataaatttgttagtctctaaggtgccacaagtcctccttttctttttgcgaatacagactaacacggctgctactctaaaacctctcTAAGAATGCTATCGTTCTGTAAAATGACTGAACTGTTGTGtatatagggtttttttcctgtattgTGTCTAATTTCTTGAATACTGAGATTTGTGTcagaaagctttttttaaaatgattaattgCCCAAATCTGCTAGATTTGTAGCATAGCATAAAATGATTTTCAGAGGTCTTGTGTATCCTGTTGCCATTAGGCAACTGGCTCAGGATCACTAAAATTAAGTTTCTCATTACTTGCTCAGCTCATTTATTTCACTATTCCTTCCATGCTCTCAATGAGGAGTGCGTGGACTTTTCAATCCTAACAAAAAGTAAAACATggtgaatttttcacaaaaactgGGTCTGTGTTTGAGTTTATAACAAAATATGAATCATCTGAAtagctttccctttttttccaaAGATTTCAGGCACCTCTCAGTCATTAGGCATTATCTGTGGTGGAGACCCTGAAAAGCAGACTTTAAGAAATAGCTCTTTTTGTTTGTCATTTACTACTCTTGGGACTGAAAAAATCTGTATAAGAAGCAATCCTACAGTTTGATGGGGTAATCTAATAGACTGTTTTTATCTCTGTTTACTTTGAGCTGCTGGTGAGAGCCTgcacaatatttatttaatagtTTTAACACTGAAGGAATGATCACTGAAACAAGTAGCTGAGCAGCTgttgttcttaaaaataatactttttttcctttttcaaaggaTTCGAGTTCCTCATTTCAAGATGAGTATCCTCCACTCTCAGAGTATGAACCAATTCCATCCAAGactggagaggaagatgatgtgtTTCTTATCCGAGCCCAAGGATTGCCATACTCTTGCACTGTTGAAGATGTGCTTaacttttttgctggtataatatctggttttataCAGAGATGTGATGTGGttgaatgtttttaaatattaatgattGAACCTAAAACTTAAATACTGTGTTTACCGTTCCATTTTTATAAGTATTTGATATGGTGGAGCTATTTATTGTGTgttcagtctctctctgtctcataaGGGtacaaattagggctgtcaagtgattaaaatcattaattgtgattaaaaaaattaatcctgattaatcgtgctgttaatagaataccatttatttaaatatttttgatttttcaaatattgatttcaattataacagaataaaGTGTAGTGCTcacttttttattacaaatatttgcactgtaaaaaaacaaatagtatttttcaattcacctaacaagtacagtagtgcaatctttatcatgaaagttgaatttacaaatgtagaattatgtacaaaaaaaccctgcacttataaataaaacaatgtaaaactctgCTTAATTGACAGCTCTTGTACAAATAAAtcatttaactttatttttgaagttatattttaaaatacactcattatttgaattacaaactcaaaaaataaaaatttgccaAGCAGGTAAGGCCTTGATGCTTAATCTGATCCAAGTAGGTAGATCCTTGCATCTGTGCAGACTCTCTCTGCTGATTTCCATGTGGGTATAAATGTCCACTTGTTTAGAACAGAttgtaggatcaaggccttaaatTTATAACCAGTCGAAATTAAGGCAATGTATGATCCAAGTTGTGTGTATGTGGAAATATCTCTATCTCTGTCTATAGATAGATAATGGCATCTGTATGGCATTTATTGTCCTGTATTTGATATACTGTAATGTGCTGCTTAGGTGAAATTTTTATACAAGATCAGAATGTTCAGTTTTGATTGGACAGCAGATTATGGTAAGGAAGAAACACAATAAATGAATACTGTGTTGTTTCCTTAACTGTGTCTTGTGTAACTTTCTAGACTGCAGGATTCGAAATGGAGAGAGTGGGATACATTTCCTTTTAAACAGGGATGGCAAACGCAGAGGAGATGCTTTGATTGAACTAGAGTCAGAACAGGATGTACAAAATGCCCTAGAAAAGCACCGGAAATATATGGGTCAGCGGTATGTGGAAGGTATGTGTAATCCATCTGTTTTGAAGATAACCTACATATATTAAAACAGGCACAGAATATTTCGGAACAAAACTAAAGTTATATATTGTGTGGGAAACAGAGGGAAAAGTGTTGTAGAAGTTAAAAGGACTGGAACGGTAAATACAAGAAATGTGATTGTGGTTGTGAAGATTGTTGTATATCACAGTGTCAACACACGCACCATTTTACTATTTAGTACCTATAAGCAAAAACCTTTAGACATTGTTCAgtgttgtgtggggtttttttttttttttttaaataacttaattCTAAAGAGAGCCTGGAGGGTAACTAGAGTTAAAGCTAGCTTCCTGTTTTGAACTTTATTTTCATATATGCTTTCCCTCTCTGCTCTCAAACTTCACCAAAACCAAATGAATCCCCTTAAAAGCTCAAATACCACATCTTATCCCATGATTCCATTTTATGAAGGTTAGGCAAATAATACCAAGAGTTCTGGAGAGAAGGGGATTGAAAAGTCATTGTTTACTCTCCAAGAATTCCCTTACCTTTTTTTGCTTGCCATTTCTCTGAAATGGATTTACATACTTCAACCTTTTCTCCTCCTGTCATTCTTCCAATAGAGCTGTTTAGAAAATGAATTCTTTTCCCAtggaaaacaatattttgtttttatcaaaattgtccacaaaaaatcaaaacctgaGACACCTTgtccaaaaataaaaacatttcatttttgaaatacCCAGGTTGTGGAGGCATCTCATGTTCCCATCTTCCTCTATAGGCTGGGATTCCTGGTTGGACTCCATCTTTCATGATGCATCACAGTCTCCCCTCTTGATGAGGGAGGCTGTGCATCGTAACATTCAGATGGCTGCAGGGCATTATATATTCCCAGGGAATTCTGCACCCAACagttctgcgcacaatattttaaaattctgcaaaattctacatgttttatttgtcaaaataacacactaTAATCAtgacagtttcaattattttgaatttcaaaatttcaaatttttcaaataatttcaaaatacttgtcagcaagcatgtctgtaacaatagactaccaaaaaaaaaaaccgcaGGAAATGTTTTCTGACCAATAGATTtattactaggcatattaatacagaacgctgagtaattcatttaaactagcatacagaaacatatttcctgcacccctcaaaCAAtacaaaggcttgggggagtcgggAGCCAAAGGAGacggaagtaattgctgggaagaagcttgggagtgaacctggagagttaagtgtgggtgggagaagtatggaacagggttttgggttttttggagcggaggagggattgttagggagttggtgAACCTCCCCCATGCTGACCCTTagcttctcccattcagtcaggcacatctgcccccaccccatgtgtccctgcaccaccACTCCCCATTCAACCAGGAATATCTGCCCCTTTCCCCTTGTGTTCCTGCACTGCCACTCCCCATTCAACCAGGCATATCTGCACCCGTTCTCATGTAGCCCTGCACCTTCACTCAGCCAAGCATAGCTGCTCCTGTCTTCATCTGTCCCTGTGCCCTGATTCAGCCACCCCCATTCCCACACTACCAGATCCGTCGGTTGCTGTGTGGCTTGCAGGTTTGAAGGTGATTCCTTTCCCTATCACATAAGttgtaaatgttttttaaacttttcggGAAACCCATGTGAAAACTACAGTTAAAGTTGAAAGAATCCTATTGCTTCAGCCCAAAACCAAGAAGAGACTTTATTCAGGGTGACtttgcaggggttggggtgcaaaggAAAATATACAGTCTAGTCTTGTCTTGTATTCTTTGCAGTTTTTGAAATACATAATGAAGATGTAGATGCCATATTGAAGAGTCTGCAGTCCAGTTCATCCCCTGCAGTTAATGATGGAGTTGTACGCCTCAGAGGCCTTCCTTACAGTTGTACTGAAGCAGACATTTCAGAGTTCTTTGCAGGTGACTTAAGACTCTTCTTTTCAGCTAATATCTTCTAAATAATATCTTCTGCTTAGCTGAGGTAAATTTGAGTTGTAGAAATTCTCAAGTGCAATATGGTGATGTCGTCTTCTCATGCTGTCTGCAAGACATGTTGATACTTATGGCTCTCACAATTACTGggctaactgcacctctgacccctcctgGTCTGACTGCACACCTTCTCAGGTGTGGTGGCATCACGCAGTTTTCCCACTCTCACACCAAGCCTTTGGCTGCAGTCCCCTTTTACTAACTGTGATTAACTGAGGTCTGATTTAAATTCAGAACCTGCTCCCTTTTCCCTCCAAGGGCTGTGACCAGTGGTATCCAGTGACtagacagccttcttaaagcaaactggttcacagagtttaaggccagaggagaccattagatgatctaatctgatctcctgtatatcacaggccaccagcatccACATGCTAACCCAAccaccaaaattagaccaaaatgTTCTATCCCACAGGAGACTACACcactgtgtgccacaggcagagaataggaaatcagaagcatttcagagaaagatCTTAACAATAAACAGACTATACACATGTCTTTCAGCCTTCTGCATGGGGACACTGGCAGGTCTAAGTTTCCTGCGGATACCCCTAAATGACACACTCTGCCCTTAACTCACAAACTAGTTCACCCCTTTACTTCAGGCAGTGTGTCATCCTGCTCAGTCTTTTGATCACTCTTCTTCACAGCCGCTAAGTCATTTAACAGTTTTTAACCCTTTGATCTTTGAGCACCCAGCTCTGGTAAAACAAGCCTTGCAGCTCTGTAGGAAACAAAATATAGCATTCTTGAAGCCAATCTCTTTGCTACTGTCTTTTCAGTGTCTGCTGGGATGTGCCCTCACTGAATTAAAGCAATATAGGTGTATAATAAACCTTTCACTAGCCCTACTATATTTACACAGTCTATCTTGGTCACTAGGTCACCTACAGTATTAACACACATGTACGCAGCAACTCCTCATCTGCTGCTTTGGCATCCTCATAAGGCAATAGTGCAGCAGTTACAAATTCTGCCGACGGCTTCTAGAAGAGGAAGGAGCAGCACCCATTAAGACTTAGGATGCATGCCCAGCATCAAAGCAGAACAGAATCCTGTTGCTAAAGGGTGGCCCACGCTGATTGGGGAGAGAGTTGGCTTCCCTTCTGGGCTCTGCAGGATTGGCTTCAACTTTGTAGAGCCAAGATTAggatgaaaataaaatacaaaagttaaGGCACCTAATAGATAAAATGGTGTCAAAATGAAATATCACTTACGGTATGTTGTGCACCTCTTCATAATATGATCACTCCTTTCCTATGTAGTTTGAGCAttgaaatagttaatgttgatatttaaatgATCCTCACTAGTTAACACATGATTGAGAGAAATGTGAACTGTCAAATTCATCAGAGCCACTGTTTCAGGttgtctgcaaactcaggcagatgtTGCTGTGTCACCTTCAAAATGTGAACAGAATGTGTTTAAAGTCATAACAGCTAGATAGGTATTCATTAATGAATATAACGGAGAACAAGATGACAgccctccagaaaaaaaaaaaaacaggtgaaCAACTCAGCCCAACCTGGTCCATTTCAATCCTTGGTTTAGAGTTAGTATAGCGTTTTAGAAGCTCTACGCTATGACAAACATCATGATTATATATCTGGCTTCTCTAAAGTGTGGCAGAAAGGATTGCACAGTGGAAAAATAATCAATTTAAGTATGGTTGAATACTTCCCCTGACTTCTGCGTGGGCTGGTAGAAATTGAGAATGTCTGACAAAATGAGCACCTGCCAGCTGTAGAGTAGGGAGAACTTGTTCATGTGCTTTAGGTCCTATatccttaaaaaaacaacccccccccccaacagaagaATGTAGAGAACTGAAATCTTGTAGTAATCCACTTTATTTTCCCTTTGAAAACTCAGGCAGACCAACATTTCAGAGAGTAAAGCTCATATAAAAGTAAACTTTATGTACAAATCAAGGAAAAGGTAGAAAAGgagtaagtttttaaaaaatccaaaacgTTCAGTACTTGATCAGTTATATTCAGGGCAGCTTGTTAGTTCAGAAGTAGGTAAGTTTTCATCTATTTAAaacaagagaaggaaaaatgCATATGCTACAGCTcacataaaaaaaatgtttttccccccccaaagGTTTGGATATAGTTGAGATGACTTTTGTAATGGATcagagaggaagaaggaaaacagGAGAAGCTTTTGTACAGTTTGCAGCAccagaaatggcaaatcaagccTTGTTAAAGCATAAGGAGGAAATTGGGAATCGGTATGTGTTTCAGTGTGGTTAACTAAGTGTTTGTTACATTAGGACTTTAATCTAAGGATACAGAATAATTTAACACTTGTGGATCTAAACAGTGAAAAAACATAACTGTGTTCACCTTTTTGTTCCAAATTGTTCATTGGACAGTATGCTCTTTCATTCCCCCTCCTTGCCTTGATCACCTTGCTTTTCACTGGGTGATGTGTAGATTACCCAGCCATACATGCTAGTATGAGTGTCGTTTGAAACATTTTGTGCAGAGTGGAGACTTGGTGAGATGTTTTGATGTAATATTTAGGATTCTTAAGGGAATTGGATGCCTTTCTTAGACAGTGAAGGTTAAAAAGtttctgggagatgtagtccattACTGTGGCCTAATCCCAGGATTCTGGCTTTAACAGTGCCCATCTAATTTAAATGGGACCATTATGGAATAATTTGTAGGAGAAAGGGTAAAGCATCTGCTGGGCTGGGATAGTCTTTCCAAGGCAATTTTTTTTGATGCCTGCAATTGGATGGAATCTGGTGCatgccaaatttaaaaaaattgttcttctgaaACGTATTTTAAAGAGGTCTGAGTCATTCCTGTCAGAGGTATCCAGAGGGAGGAGTAACAAACTGGGTTGTGTCTGCTTTCCTTTTAATTAGAACATAGCTTGACAAGTATATTCCATCTATTAAAATTCTCTcaatgtttaacatttttttccttctgtttagtATTTGTAGATGGTTGCCATAGCTACCTTTTTCTCTGGGTTTTATGTTAACCTATTTTGACCTGTAAATCATACTTGCTAAAACCTCTAGCATCTTTGGTCTCCTTTGCATTTCTTGCATTGTATTAGTGTTATCTGTAATGAAGagatcttaggtttcagagtagcagccgtgttagagctcacaaaagcttatgctctaataaatttgttagtctctaaggtgccacaagtactccttttctttttgaagagatCTTAGTTATACACAATACTAAGCATGGCTTCACCAAAGTGAGATTGTTACCTCTGTCAATACATATAAAATCCTTATTAACACATCCCAGGAAAACTGCTTTTGCTTCTTGTAGTTTCAAGATACTGCGAGCCTCTAATCTGACATCCCTTCTTTCCCCTAGATTTTCTTTCACATTATTGCTTTCTATGTCCCCAGCTATAATTAGGAACAGACTGATTTAGCAATTGTGGTTTAAACACTATTGAGGCCAACTTTACTCTAACACTGTTTGCTCCAGCCTGTGTGAACAGGACCAAATCATGATGTCATTAGGTTCTTAATAAAAGGGTAACCTAGACGAAGGCCTAGGCTATTTTGTGATAACTTTCCCTCCTTTCATATGAATGGGGTCCTATTAGTATTCCTTGATATTGCAGTTCATCTTGTTCCGTTTTTCTGGAACCTTCTATATATCTAAATTGTGTGTTATCCCATTAATTTTCACTCCATTCTTTAAAGATTGGGCCCCTTGGCAATCATCTTCCATTCTGTTCTTGATTCCTGACTAATTTTGTATAATCTGTTTCAATAATTAACTGTGCTTCCTTATTAATATTTCCTTGTGTTACATCTAATAGCACCTTAAATTATTGAGAGAGAGGACATTCTAAGTGACTTTCCactgtccatgcagcttgcatcTCTCAGTTTAGCCACTGAAAATAGAATAGATGGTTTGTTTTCCAGCACTAGTACAGTGCTGATCCACCGGAATTCATACTGCTACAGGAGAAGTTCaagtttaaaatagctttttttaaatgcaaattattcCTTATTTATGCAACAAAATGTAAATTTGGTTCTGAATTAAGTTGATAGCATCCTTTCAAACACTGAAGTAGACTCCATTTAagaggccacatctacactacctgccggatcggcaggtagtgatcgatccccgatcgctctgctgtcgactccggaactccaccagggtgagaggcggaagcagagtcgacgggggagcggcggccaTCAATCCCGCGCCgtgaggacgcgaagtaagtgattctaagtcgatctaagataggtcgacttcagctacactgtAGACTAAAATACCAAATTGATGTTCTATGTGGCTTTTTTATCATGACTGTTGCACAGAAATGTGGTTCGTCTCTTCTCTGGTGGCTCCTAATGTCCCTGGGCACCATCTCTGGGTTCCCCACCTTCCTGAATATTCTTTCCTGTCTTTTAGGAGCCCTTCTTGATAGCCGTTTTCATAATCTCAGCACTCCCAGTTAAGTGCTCTGGGATTTAGTACGGAGGATTGCATGATACCTAATAGCTTGTAAGATTTAAAGAACCAGAGTGGCTACAGGCTTGCTTCAGTCCTTTTGATGGTTTTATTCAGGTAGAAGTATGGAAGGAGGGACACAGAGGTGTTAGTGCATTTGTTCCTTGAAGGATGAGGGCTGTAATTTTACAGTGGATTTCAGTTAGGATAAGGCACTTGTCCCTCTTATGCTTGCATCTTTTACCCTGATTAACTTGATTCTTGATCCTTTGCAATTACACTGTTTATGGCCTAACCAGTTTTGTATCAAAACCTCAGTATTTCTAGCTAAACTTTAACTCTAGCCAGGACTGTACTGAAAGCTTTAATGAAATTTAACTGTATGAAGTCAGTGTATGCCATTAGAGCACCACACTTCCACTTTCTTCATCTGATACAATTGTTTCATCTCATGCTCTTTGGAACTCTGCTTATATATGGATCAGAACATTAATTTCTTCTACATGCTTTCCTAACTT encodes:
- the GRSF1 gene encoding G-rich sequence factor 1 isoform X2, with translation MAGTRWVLGALLRGCGCSCSSCQRTGAACLTLPLRPAAAAALSGRRRLLLLLGAAAAQRRGLQVAVAAGSLPSPAGPGFGALRGPLLHQAHPGRSYGQDSSSSFQDEYPPLSEYEPIPSKTGEEDDVFLIRAQGLPYSCTVEDVLNFFADCRIRNGESGIHFLLNRDGKRRGDALIELESEQDVQNALEKHRKYMGQRYVEVFEIHNEDVDAILKSLQSSSSPAVNDGVVRLRGLPYSCTEADISEFFAGLDIVEMTFVMDQRGRRKTGEAFVQFAAPEMANQALLKHKEEIGNRYIEIFPSRRSEVRTHSGSYRGKKMMNTYPAVKLIKESESVFEENELSQTLRPTAACESEKENESYREVIEKPRDASEFRSTSSPLHFVHLRGLPFQASAQDIVNFFAPLKPAKITMEYNSSGKATGEADVHFETHEDAVAAMAKDRSHVQ
- the GRSF1 gene encoding G-rich sequence factor 1 isoform X1, whose protein sequence is MAGTRWVLGALLRGCGCSCSSCQRTGAACLTLPLRPAAAAALSGRRRLLLLLGAAAAQRRGLQVAVAAGSLPSPAGPGFGALRGPLLHQAHPGRSYGQDSSSSFQDEYPPLSEYEPIPSKTGEEDDVFLIRAQGLPYSCTVEDVLNFFADCRIRNGESGIHFLLNRDGKRRGDALIELESEQDVQNALEKHRKYMGQRYVEVFEIHNEDVDAILKSLQSSSSPAVNDGVVRLRGLPYSCTEADISEFFAGLDIVEMTFVMDQRGRRKTGEAFVQFAAPEMANQALLKHKEEIGNRYIEIFPSRRSEVRTHSGSYRGKKMMNTYPAVKLIKESESVFEENELSQTLRPTAACESEKENESYREVIEKPRDASEFRSTSSPLHFVHLRGLPFQASAQDIVNFFAPLKPAKITMEYNSSGKATGEADVHFETHEDAVAAMAKDRSHVQHRYIELFLNSSPKRKQDC